One Arthrobacter sp. StoSoilB19 DNA window includes the following coding sequences:
- a CDS encoding VOC family protein, with translation MTDAASSQDLLPADLAMGTVMLKVGDMKVMTDYYQRALGLEAVAEQDGGLYLGRLGRPLVHLAPAPGLHLPGRGEAGLFHTALLFEDQASLAATIATAAQYEPRSFTGSADHLVSEAFYFTDPEGNGIELYWDRPRSNWSWNGTDVVMDSLALPPQRYLEQHLTEESLEGQRRTSAGVGHVHLQVGDVQTARDFYVGTLGFEKTAGWHGQALFVSAGRYHHHMAMNVWNSRGAGPRKDTLGLGEVLIEVPSGDDVGALADRLRVAGVPAHHTGAELRFEDPWRNRLRVAVR, from the coding sequence ATGACCGACGCAGCCAGCAGCCAGGATCTTCTTCCTGCCGACCTCGCCATGGGCACGGTAATGCTCAAGGTGGGCGACATGAAGGTCATGACCGACTACTACCAGCGCGCACTGGGCCTGGAGGCGGTGGCGGAGCAGGACGGCGGGCTCTACCTGGGCAGGCTCGGCAGGCCGCTGGTCCACCTGGCGCCGGCCCCCGGGCTGCACCTTCCCGGCAGGGGAGAGGCCGGCCTGTTCCACACCGCCCTATTGTTCGAGGACCAGGCTTCCCTGGCGGCCACCATCGCCACGGCAGCCCAGTACGAACCCCGGTCCTTCACCGGCAGCGCCGACCACCTGGTGAGTGAGGCCTTCTACTTCACCGACCCCGAGGGCAACGGCATCGAGCTGTACTGGGACCGGCCGCGCAGCAACTGGTCCTGGAACGGGACGGACGTGGTGATGGACAGCCTGGCGCTTCCGCCGCAGCGCTACCTGGAGCAGCACCTCACTGAGGAATCCCTCGAAGGCCAGCGGCGGACGTCCGCAGGCGTGGGGCACGTCCACCTCCAGGTTGGCGACGTCCAGACCGCCAGGGACTTCTACGTGGGTACCCTGGGCTTCGAGAAGACGGCGGGCTGGCATGGGCAGGCCCTGTTCGTTTCCGCGGGCCGCTACCACCACCACATGGCCATGAACGTCTGGAACAGTCGCGGCGCCGGCCCCCGCAAGGACACCCTTGGGTTGGGCGAGGTGCTCATCGAGGTTCCCTCGGGTGACGACGTCGGGGCGCTGGCTGACCGCCTGAGGGTCGCCGGGGTGCCCGCCCACCACACCGGCGCGGAGCTCCGGTTCGAGGACCCGTGGCGCAACCGGCTCCGGGTGGCAGTCCGCTGA
- a CDS encoding P-II family nitrogen regulator: MKLITAIVRPEKLEAIREGLESYGVQGLTVSAASGYGRQRGYTEVYRGAEYNVDLLPKIRVEVLATDEQADDILDVIIASSNTGRAGDGKVWTIDVHEAVRVRTGERGVAAI, from the coding sequence ATGAAACTGATTACTGCAATCGTCCGGCCGGAAAAGCTCGAAGCCATCAGGGAGGGACTGGAATCCTATGGTGTTCAGGGCCTGACCGTCAGCGCAGCCAGCGGATACGGCCGGCAGCGCGGCTACACCGAGGTCTACCGCGGAGCCGAATACAACGTGGACCTCCTGCCCAAGATCCGGGTGGAAGTCCTGGCCACGGACGAGCAGGCAGACGACATCCTGGATGTGATCATTGCCAGTTCCAATACCGGCAGGGCCGGGGACGGCAAGGTCTGGACCATCGATGTCCATGAAGCAGTTAGGGTCCGGACCGGGGAACGCGGAGTGGCCGCCATCTAG
- a CDS encoding RNA-binding protein produces the protein MLAEALEHLVRGIVDSPDDVKVSSKSNRRGDTLEVRVHQDDLGRVIGRQGRTARALRTVVAALAGGEPVRVDVVDTDRRR, from the coding sequence TTGCTGGCAGAAGCGCTGGAACACCTGGTCCGCGGAATCGTCGATTCCCCGGATGACGTCAAGGTCAGTTCGAAGAGCAACCGCCGCGGGGACACCCTCGAGGTGCGCGTTCACCAGGACGACCTTGGACGGGTGATTGGCCGCCAGGGCCGCACCGCCCGCGCATTGCGCACCGTGGTGGCAGCACTGGCCGGTGGCGAACCGGTGAGGGTCGACGTCGTCGATACCGACCGCCGCCGCTGA
- the rpsP gene encoding 30S ribosomal protein S16, translating into MAVKIRLKRFGKMRAPYYRIVVADSRTKRDGRAIEEIGKYHPTEEPSFIEVNSERAQYWLSVGAQPSEQVAAILKITGDWQKFKGLPGQEGTLKTKVAKEAFVAPEKGSVIIPEAITKKASKSDAAEAPADAEAETTEAE; encoded by the coding sequence GTGGCCGTAAAGATTCGCCTTAAGCGCTTCGGCAAGATGCGCGCCCCGTACTACCGCATCGTCGTTGCGGACTCACGCACCAAGCGTGACGGCCGCGCCATCGAGGAGATCGGCAAGTACCACCCCACCGAAGAGCCCTCGTTCATCGAGGTCAACTCCGAGCGTGCGCAGTACTGGCTCTCCGTCGGCGCCCAGCCGTCCGAGCAGGTCGCCGCGATCCTGAAGATCACCGGTGACTGGCAGAAGTTCAAGGGCCTGCCGGGCCAGGAAGGCACCCTCAAGACCAAGGTCGCGAAGGAAGCCTTTGTTGCCCCGGAGAAGGGCTCGGTCATCATCCCGGAAGCCATCACCAAGAAGGCATCCAAGTCTGACGCTGCCGAGGCCCCGGCCGACGCCGAAGCTGAGACCACCGAGGCTGAGTAG
- a CDS encoding amidohydrolase family protein, with amino-acid sequence MADIIYFRGPVLAAPDRVRHGLWSVDGKLTFSRPAAPPARELDGWVLPGFVDAHCHIGLGPDGPVEPAIAREQALADLNAGTLLVRDAGSPADTRWMQGGRDFPVLIRAGRHVARTRRYLRGFAAEVEPDGLVEAVRKQARDGDGWVKLVGDWIDRSAGDLAPSFPAAVVRDAVQAAHDEGARVTAHCFAEDTLDQMLDAGIDCIEHAPGLLPRHLPRFVEQGVPIVPTLINIATFPDIAEQADAKFPRYAAHMRALWERRLERVAEAHAAGVRIFAGTDAGSVIRHGRIADEILALHGAGLPMHAALDAACWAARAWLGADNLEEGARADVVVCRDDPRTTPDTITALEHVVLGGRIIR; translated from the coding sequence ATGGCAGACATCATCTACTTTCGCGGACCCGTCCTGGCCGCACCGGACCGGGTACGCCATGGACTCTGGTCGGTGGACGGCAAGCTCACGTTCAGCCGGCCCGCTGCCCCTCCGGCGCGGGAACTCGACGGCTGGGTGCTGCCGGGGTTCGTCGACGCCCACTGCCACATCGGCCTGGGTCCCGACGGCCCGGTGGAACCCGCCATTGCCCGGGAGCAGGCGCTGGCTGACCTCAACGCCGGAACCCTGCTGGTCCGCGACGCCGGCTCACCTGCCGATACCCGCTGGATGCAGGGCGGCCGGGACTTCCCGGTACTGATCCGTGCAGGACGGCATGTGGCCCGCACACGCCGCTACCTGCGCGGCTTCGCGGCGGAGGTCGAACCCGACGGGCTCGTGGAGGCCGTGCGGAAGCAAGCGCGCGACGGCGACGGCTGGGTCAAACTGGTGGGCGACTGGATCGACCGGAGCGCCGGCGACCTTGCGCCCTCCTTTCCTGCCGCCGTCGTGCGTGACGCTGTGCAGGCTGCCCATGATGAAGGTGCCCGGGTCACGGCACATTGCTTCGCCGAAGACACCCTGGACCAAATGCTGGACGCCGGCATTGACTGCATTGAGCACGCCCCGGGGCTGCTGCCGCGCCACCTGCCCCGGTTCGTGGAGCAGGGCGTACCGATCGTGCCCACCCTCATCAACATCGCCACCTTTCCTGATATCGCGGAGCAGGCGGACGCAAAGTTTCCGCGCTACGCCGCCCACATGCGTGCCCTGTGGGAACGCAGGCTGGAACGGGTGGCGGAGGCCCATGCCGCCGGCGTCCGGATCTTTGCCGGCACGGACGCAGGCAGCGTGATCCGGCACGGCAGGATCGCAGATGAGATCCTCGCCCTGCACGGGGCCGGCCTGCCCATGCATGCGGCCCTGGATGCCGCCTGCTGGGCAGCGCGTGCGTGGCTGGGCGCTGACAACCTGGAGGAAGGCGCGCGGGCCGACGTCGTGGTGTGCCGGGACGACCCCCGGACCACCCCGGACACGATCACGGCGCTGGAGCACGTGGTGCTGGGCGGCCGCATCATCCGTTGA
- a CDS encoding glucose-6-phosphate dehydrogenase yields MTSQTTVKTLLILGASGDLTGRLLLPGLARLVAAGRAEGLTLVGAGSDPWTPEQWRERVQASFAAAAGAADSSGKDALELLQKETAYHQVDVTAKGALAALLAGLEGPVAVYFALPPRISQQACETLQPEEVPEGTRLVMEKPFGFSEESARSLNRTLARLVPEDHIHRVDHFLGKATVLNILGLRFANNFLEPVWNRQHVEKVEIFFDEDLALEGRARYYDGAGALRDMIQSHLLQVMAIMAIEPPATIGERDLRDAVSTVLRASSVSAPFTGSTRRARYTAGSVAGKDVPDYAKEEGVDPGKGTETLAEIQVGIDNWRWRGVPFILRSGKALGDKRKEAVVTFLPVPHLPQGFTGVDSPNQLRIGFGPDTLEFDVDVNGPGNIFSLGRVTLEAELSASDLLPYGEVLEGVLTGDPLLSVRGDTAEDCWRIVEPVLKAWERGDVPLEEYDAGSAGPASWPTNRSKD; encoded by the coding sequence ATGACGAGCCAAACGACTGTGAAGACCCTGCTCATCCTCGGCGCCTCGGGCGACCTCACCGGCCGGCTCCTCCTGCCCGGCCTGGCGCGGCTCGTTGCCGCAGGCCGCGCGGAGGGCCTCACCCTGGTGGGGGCAGGCTCGGATCCGTGGACGCCGGAACAATGGCGGGAGCGGGTCCAGGCATCGTTCGCTGCTGCAGCCGGCGCGGCAGACAGTTCCGGAAAGGACGCCCTCGAGCTGCTGCAGAAGGAGACGGCGTACCACCAGGTGGACGTCACGGCCAAGGGTGCCCTGGCCGCCCTGCTCGCGGGGCTGGAAGGCCCGGTGGCCGTTTACTTTGCGTTGCCGCCCCGGATCAGCCAGCAGGCATGCGAGACGCTCCAGCCGGAAGAGGTTCCGGAAGGCACCCGCCTGGTAATGGAGAAGCCCTTCGGCTTCAGCGAGGAATCGGCCCGGTCGCTGAACCGGACCCTGGCACGGCTGGTCCCCGAAGACCATATCCACCGGGTTGACCATTTCCTGGGCAAGGCCACCGTCCTGAACATCCTGGGCCTTCGGTTCGCCAACAACTTCCTTGAGCCGGTATGGAACAGGCAGCACGTGGAAAAGGTGGAGATCTTTTTCGATGAGGACCTGGCCCTGGAAGGCCGAGCGCGCTACTACGACGGCGCCGGCGCCCTCCGGGATATGATCCAGAGCCACCTCCTGCAGGTCATGGCGATCATGGCCATCGAACCTCCGGCCACCATCGGCGAGCGCGACCTCCGCGACGCCGTCTCCACCGTCCTGCGGGCCAGCAGCGTCAGTGCCCCCTTCACTGGCTCAACGCGCAGGGCCCGCTACACCGCCGGTTCCGTGGCAGGCAAGGACGTCCCGGACTACGCCAAGGAGGAAGGCGTGGATCCCGGAAAGGGAACCGAAACCCTTGCCGAAATCCAGGTGGGCATCGACAACTGGCGCTGGCGGGGGGTTCCCTTCATCCTGCGTTCCGGCAAGGCCCTGGGCGACAAGCGCAAGGAAGCGGTGGTCACCTTCCTTCCGGTGCCACACCTGCCCCAGGGCTTTACCGGGGTGGACTCCCCCAACCAGCTCCGGATCGGTTTCGGCCCGGACACACTGGAGTTCGACGTCGACGTCAACGGTCCGGGAAACATCTTCAGCCTGGGCCGGGTCACCCTGGAAGCCGAACTGAGCGCCTCCGATCTCCTGCCCTACGGCGAAGTGCTGGAAGGCGTGCTGACCGGCGATCCGTTGCTGTCCGTCCGGGGAGACACTGCAGAGGACTGCTGGCGGATTGTTGAGCCGGTCCTCAAGGCGTGGGAGCGCGGGGACGTCCCGCTTGAAGAGTACGACGCCGGTTCGGCCGGCCCGGCATCCTGGCCCACCAACCGCTCAAAGGACTGA
- the ffh gene encoding signal recognition particle protein: MFNSLSDRLTATFKNLRGKGRLTEADVDATVREIRRALLDADVAVPVVREFTGRVRERALGAEVSAALNPGQQIVKIVNEELVEILGGETRRIRLAKNGPTVIMLAGLQGAGKTTLAGKLSKWLKAQGHSPMLVACDLQRPNAVTQLQVVGQRAKVPVFAPHPGATSTELDQPAGDPVAVARAGVEEARQKLHDVVIVDTAGRLGVDADMMEQARQIRRAIVPNEVLFVIDSMIGQDAVNTALAFDEGVNFTGIVLSKLDGDARGGAALSVASVTGKPVMFASTGEGLDDFELFHPDRMASRILDMGDILTLIEQAEKAWDKDEAARMAKKFADQEDFTLEDFLAQMQQIRNMGSMKKMLMMMPGAQNIRQQLEQFDEREIDRVEAIVRSMTPHERLAPKIINGSRRARIARGSGVHVSEVNGLLERFAQAQKMMKKMAQGGMPGMPGMPGLPGAGGGARKNAKNAPKKKAKSGNPAKAAQERKEAEARRANAAKALPTGAAFGQQGGDFDPSQLNLPKGFDKFLGK; this comes from the coding sequence GTGTTCAATTCACTCTCTGACCGGTTGACAGCAACCTTCAAGAATCTCCGCGGTAAAGGCAGGCTCACCGAGGCCGACGTCGATGCCACCGTCCGGGAGATCCGCCGCGCGCTTCTGGACGCCGATGTTGCCGTTCCCGTTGTGCGTGAGTTCACTGGCCGGGTCCGTGAACGCGCCCTGGGTGCCGAGGTCTCTGCGGCACTGAACCCCGGCCAGCAGATCGTCAAGATCGTCAATGAGGAACTCGTCGAGATCCTGGGCGGCGAAACCCGGCGGATCCGGCTGGCCAAGAACGGCCCCACCGTCATCATGCTCGCCGGCCTCCAGGGTGCCGGCAAGACCACCCTTGCGGGCAAGCTGTCCAAGTGGCTGAAGGCCCAGGGGCACAGCCCCATGCTGGTGGCCTGCGACCTGCAGCGCCCTAACGCCGTCACCCAGCTCCAGGTGGTGGGCCAGCGGGCAAAGGTCCCCGTCTTCGCCCCGCACCCGGGTGCCACCTCCACCGAGCTGGACCAGCCCGCCGGCGACCCCGTCGCCGTCGCCCGCGCCGGCGTCGAGGAAGCACGCCAGAAGCTGCACGACGTCGTCATCGTTGACACGGCCGGCCGCTTGGGCGTGGACGCCGACATGATGGAACAGGCGCGCCAGATCCGCCGTGCCATCGTGCCCAACGAAGTCCTGTTCGTGATCGACTCCATGATCGGCCAGGACGCCGTGAACACGGCCCTCGCCTTCGACGAAGGCGTGAACTTCACGGGCATCGTGCTGTCCAAGCTCGACGGCGACGCCCGAGGCGGTGCCGCTCTTTCAGTCGCGTCGGTCACCGGCAAGCCGGTCATGTTCGCCTCCACCGGCGAAGGCCTGGACGATTTCGAACTCTTCCACCCGGACCGGATGGCCTCGCGCATCCTGGATATGGGCGACATCCTCACCCTCATCGAACAGGCCGAAAAGGCCTGGGACAAGGATGAGGCCGCCCGGATGGCGAAGAAGTTCGCCGACCAGGAAGACTTCACCCTCGAGGACTTCCTGGCCCAGATGCAGCAGATCCGCAACATGGGCTCCATGAAGAAGATGCTCATGATGATGCCGGGTGCACAGAACATCCGGCAGCAGCTGGAACAGTTCGACGAACGCGAGATCGACCGCGTCGAGGCAATCGTCCGCTCCATGACACCGCACGAGCGGCTGGCGCCGAAGATCATCAACGGTTCACGGCGGGCACGCATCGCCCGTGGTTCCGGCGTCCACGTCTCCGAGGTCAACGGCCTGCTGGAGCGCTTCGCCCAGGCCCAGAAGATGATGAAGAAGATGGCCCAGGGCGGCATGCCGGGAATGCCGGGGATGCCTGGCCTGCCCGGCGCCGGCGGCGGTGCCCGGAAGAACGCCAAGAACGCGCCCAAGAAGAAGGCAAAGTCCGGCAACCCGGCCAAGGCTGCCCAGGAGCGCAAGGAAGCGGAAGCCCGCCGTGCCAACGCCGCCAAGGCGCTGCCTACGGGCGCCGCCTTCGGCCAGCAGGGCGGGGACTTCGACCCGTCCCAGCTGAACCTCCCCAAGGGCTTCGACAAGTTCCTGGGCAAGTAG
- a CDS encoding alpha/beta hydrolase, which produces MFKQRVVFVHGAGTFGAAAWPRQHGMALSYDALFLRRHGFDVLAEPLESSFAEDTAIILRSLADDGRGAAGGHVVAHSQGAIAAMMAAVERPDLVFSLTLVEPACLSLTAELPATAAHISLMQPLFDVRHQLSDEDFQREFVRRVFATDLQQPATTEEKRSARRLRLQAPSWEAPLHIVPGVPTLVLTGGWEPLYEEIAGYLRETGALHRVAAGGHRPHDSPDGDRAIRQFISQVSRSQPARAS; this is translated from the coding sequence ATGTTCAAGCAGAGGGTAGTGTTCGTGCACGGCGCCGGAACCTTCGGTGCCGCCGCGTGGCCGCGCCAGCACGGCATGGCACTGTCCTATGACGCCCTGTTCCTCCGCCGCCATGGCTTTGACGTCCTCGCGGAGCCACTGGAGTCGTCCTTCGCGGAGGACACCGCCATCATCCTGCGCTCCCTTGCCGATGACGGCCGCGGCGCCGCCGGCGGGCATGTGGTGGCGCACTCCCAGGGGGCGATCGCGGCCATGATGGCCGCCGTCGAACGTCCGGACCTGGTCTTCTCATTGACGCTGGTGGAACCGGCCTGCCTCTCCCTGACAGCGGAACTCCCGGCCACTGCCGCCCACATCAGCCTCATGCAGCCCCTCTTCGACGTGCGCCACCAGCTCAGCGACGAAGACTTCCAGCGCGAATTCGTCCGGCGGGTCTTCGCCACCGACCTCCAGCAGCCCGCCACCACGGAAGAAAAAAGGTCCGCCCGCAGGCTGCGGCTCCAGGCCCCGTCATGGGAGGCGCCGCTGCACATTGTTCCCGGGGTGCCCACGCTGGTGCTGACCGGTGGGTGGGAACCGCTCTACGAGGAAATCGCCGGGTACCTCCGGGAGACCGGGGCCCTGCACCGCGTTGCCGCGGGAGGACACCGGCCCCATGACTCCCCGGACGGGGACCGGGCCATCCGGCAGTTCATCAGCCAGGTCAGCCGGAGCCAGCCGGCCCGCGCGTCCTAG
- a CDS encoding ammonium transporter has translation MELTAGHVWVMVAAALVLFMTPGLAFFYGGMTRAKAALNMMMMSFISIGMVGVVWVLWGASMSSGEGFLEIVGNPFATFGLEGITTPDGLIKVGYAATFAIITVALISGAIADRAKFGAWSVFVPVWVTLVYCPLAYMVWGGGLFGPEGAIGKALGPAIDFAGGTVVHINAGVAALILVLIIGNRKGFGKDPNHRPHNIPFVMLGAAILWFGWFGFNGGAATTAEQGGLIWINTLAAPAAAMLGWLVTERIRDGHPTSLGAASGVVAGLVAITPACANVSPVGALGLGVVAGVASALAVGLKFRWGFDDSLDVVGVHLVSGIIGTVALGFIALPTDGVGGGLFYGGGLTQLWAQLAAAGVAIAYSAVLTAIIALAIHKTMGFRVSQEQETVGVDLSLHAETAYEFGLSGHGGSFQPLHDMITGKGQGESHAPVQGTPGTQKSQSATGKESVGA, from the coding sequence ATGGAACTTACCGCAGGTCACGTTTGGGTCATGGTGGCGGCAGCCCTTGTGCTGTTCATGACACCCGGTCTGGCATTTTTCTACGGCGGCATGACCCGCGCCAAGGCAGCACTGAACATGATGATGATGAGCTTCATCTCCATCGGCATGGTGGGTGTTGTCTGGGTGCTGTGGGGCGCGTCCATGAGCTCCGGTGAAGGCTTCCTGGAGATCGTGGGCAACCCGTTCGCCACATTCGGCCTTGAGGGCATCACCACCCCTGACGGTCTGATCAAGGTTGGCTACGCCGCCACCTTCGCCATCATCACCGTGGCACTGATCAGCGGCGCCATCGCCGACCGCGCCAAGTTCGGCGCCTGGTCCGTCTTCGTTCCCGTGTGGGTCACGCTCGTCTACTGCCCGCTGGCGTACATGGTGTGGGGCGGCGGACTCTTCGGCCCCGAAGGCGCCATCGGCAAGGCCCTCGGCCCCGCCATCGACTTCGCCGGCGGCACCGTGGTCCACATCAACGCAGGTGTGGCGGCGCTCATCCTCGTCCTCATCATCGGCAACCGCAAGGGCTTCGGCAAGGACCCCAACCACCGCCCGCACAACATCCCGTTCGTCATGCTCGGCGCAGCCATCCTGTGGTTCGGCTGGTTCGGTTTCAACGGCGGTGCAGCCACCACTGCCGAACAGGGGGGTCTGATCTGGATCAACACCCTCGCAGCCCCGGCAGCAGCCATGCTCGGCTGGCTGGTCACCGAACGGATCCGCGACGGACACCCCACTTCCCTCGGCGCCGCATCCGGCGTGGTGGCCGGCCTCGTCGCCATCACCCCGGCCTGCGCCAACGTCAGCCCCGTCGGTGCACTCGGCCTGGGCGTCGTGGCCGGCGTAGCCTCCGCCCTGGCAGTCGGCCTGAAGTTCCGCTGGGGCTTCGATGACTCGCTGGACGTCGTCGGCGTGCACCTGGTGTCCGGCATCATCGGCACCGTGGCGCTCGGCTTCATCGCACTGCCCACCGACGGTGTTGGCGGCGGCCTCTTCTACGGCGGCGGACTGACCCAGCTCTGGGCGCAGCTCGCGGCAGCCGGCGTCGCCATCGCCTACTCCGCAGTCCTGACGGCCATCATTGCGCTGGCCATCCACAAGACCATGGGCTTCCGGGTCTCGCAGGAACAGGAAACGGTGGGTGTGGACCTCAGCCTGCACGCCGAGACTGCCTACGAGTTCGGACTGAGCGGACACGGCGGAAGCTTCCAGCCGCTGCACGACATGATCACCGGCAAGGGCCAGGGCGAGTCCCACGCGCCAGTCCAGGGGACGCCGGGCACGCAGAAGTCACAGTCAGCAACAGGTAAGGAAAGCGTGGGGGCATGA
- the thiC gene encoding phosphomethylpyrimidine synthase ThiC: MSTQNTQLNPAHLPSTGGSGAGSTPQVNQSEVTRSLASHSLAYIDDAGSGIRVPVTEIALEPSPNGQPNAPFRTYRTAGPGSDPVRGLEPFRAEWIVARGDTEAYSGRERNLLDDGRSAVRRGAASAEWKGAQPVPRRAVDGRTVTQMHYARQGVITQEMRFVALRENCDVELVRSELAAGRAIIPNNINHPESEPMIIGKAFLVKINANIGNSAVTSSIAEEVDKLQWATQWGADTVMDLSTGDDIHTTREWIIRNSPVPIGTVPIYQALEKVNGEANALTWEIFRDTVIEQCEQGVDYMTIHAGVLLRYVPLTANRVTGIVSRGGSIMAGWCLAHHQENFLYTHFDELCGIFAKYDVAFSLGDGLRPGSTADANDAAQFAELDTLAELTQRAWEYDVQVMVEGPGHVPFHLVRENVERQQELCKGAPFYTLGPLVTDVAPGYDHITSAIGATEIARYGTAMLCYVTPKEHLGLPNKDDVKTGVITYKIAAHAADLAKGHPGAHERDDALSKARFEFRWRDQFALSLDPVTAEAFHDETLPAEPAKTAHFCSMCGPKFCSMRISQDIRDEFGSAEAQAALADAAAGMRGKSEEFLAAGGKVYLPELRVPADS, from the coding sequence TTGAGTACGCAAAACACCCAGTTGAACCCTGCCCACCTGCCGTCCACCGGGGGTTCCGGAGCCGGCTCCACGCCCCAGGTGAACCAGTCCGAAGTGACCCGGTCCCTGGCGTCGCATTCGCTGGCCTATATCGACGACGCCGGGTCCGGCATCCGGGTACCCGTCACGGAAATTGCCCTGGAGCCATCGCCCAACGGCCAGCCGAACGCACCGTTCCGGACCTACCGGACGGCGGGGCCGGGAAGCGACCCCGTCCGCGGCCTGGAGCCCTTCCGCGCGGAGTGGATCGTGGCGCGCGGAGACACCGAGGCCTACAGCGGCAGGGAACGCAACCTGCTCGACGACGGCCGCTCGGCCGTCCGCCGCGGCGCCGCCTCCGCGGAGTGGAAGGGCGCGCAGCCGGTGCCCCGCCGCGCCGTCGACGGCCGGACGGTGACCCAGATGCACTATGCCCGGCAGGGCGTCATCACGCAGGAGATGCGCTTCGTGGCGCTGCGCGAGAACTGCGATGTGGAACTGGTCCGGAGCGAACTGGCCGCCGGCCGCGCCATCATTCCGAACAACATCAACCATCCGGAGTCCGAACCGATGATCATCGGCAAGGCCTTCCTGGTGAAGATCAACGCCAACATCGGAAACTCGGCCGTGACGAGTTCCATCGCGGAGGAGGTGGACAAGCTCCAGTGGGCCACGCAATGGGGTGCCGACACCGTTATGGACCTGTCCACCGGCGACGACATCCACACCACGCGGGAATGGATCATCCGCAACTCCCCCGTCCCGATCGGCACCGTGCCGATCTACCAGGCCCTGGAGAAAGTCAACGGCGAGGCCAACGCGCTGACCTGGGAAATCTTCCGGGACACCGTCATTGAACAATGCGAGCAGGGCGTGGACTACATGACCATCCACGCCGGCGTGCTGCTTCGCTATGTCCCGCTGACCGCCAACCGGGTGACGGGCATTGTGTCCCGCGGCGGCTCCATCATGGCCGGCTGGTGCCTGGCCCACCACCAGGAGAACTTCCTCTACACGCACTTCGATGAGCTGTGCGGGATCTTCGCGAAGTACGACGTTGCCTTCTCCCTGGGCGACGGTTTGCGCCCCGGTTCGACGGCGGACGCCAACGACGCCGCCCAGTTCGCGGAACTGGACACGCTCGCCGAGCTCACCCAGCGCGCGTGGGAGTACGACGTGCAGGTCATGGTGGAGGGGCCCGGCCACGTTCCCTTCCACCTGGTCCGGGAAAACGTCGAGCGGCAGCAGGAACTCTGCAAGGGGGCCCCGTTTTACACCCTGGGCCCGCTGGTGACAGATGTTGCTCCGGGCTATGACCACATCACCTCAGCGATTGGTGCCACTGAGATTGCCCGTTACGGCACCGCGATGCTGTGCTACGTCACCCCGAAGGAACACCTGGGCCTGCCCAACAAGGACGACGTGAAGACCGGCGTGATCACCTACAAGATCGCCGCGCACGCGGCGGACCTGGCCAAGGGGCACCCGGGGGCGCATGAACGGGACGACGCCTTGTCCAAGGCGCGGTTCGAATTCCGCTGGCGGGACCAGTTCGCACTGTCCCTGGACCCGGTGACGGCTGAGGCGTTCCACGACGAGACGCTGCCGGCTGAGCCTGCCAAGACGGCGCACTTCTGTTCGATGTGCGGGCCCAAGTTTTGCTCCATGCGGATCAGCCAGGACATCCGCGACGAATTTGGTTCCGCGGAGGCGCAGGCGGCACTGGCCGATGCTGCGGCCGGGATGCGCGGGAAGAGCGAGGAGTTCCTGGCAGCCGGCGGCAAGGTCTACCTGCCGGAACTGCGGGTGCCTGCTGACAGCTAG